The genomic interval TTCCCGTCCTCGTGTACAGAGCCAGCTGGGGGTCACCCGACCGGACCGGCAGGCGCGGCGGGCGGTGCAGGTCGGGGCGTGGAGGATAGGGGGATGAAGCGTCCGATGCTGACTCAGCGGGAGGCTGCCGCCGCGTGCGGTGTGAGCCGGTCCACGATCCGCCGTCGCCGTGAGGCGGGGGACCTGCCTGGTGCGGTCGCCGTGGCGGTCGGTGCCGCCGGTGATGATGGCGGTGCCGTGGTAGAGCTGGTGGGGCGGCCGGTGGGCGGCGTAGAGGGCCGTGGCCCCCACGTTGACCGGCGAGCCGTTGACGTGCCGTCGGCGTAGAGGGCCAGGGCGAAGCGCTGAGCGTCGGTCACTTTGGGTGCCTTTCGGGCTGATTGGGCTTGGGTTGCTGACCGGCTGCTACTGCCGACCAACAAGACAACGGTACTGCACTTGCATGCCGTACCGGGTGATTTCGAGGGCGTTTCCCCAGGTCAACCCATATGGAGACGCCGGGACGGGGTGTTGTCGTGTCGCCGCTGTCCCCGGAGCGGAGCGGCGGGGACGCCGTCCGGCAGCGCGGAGCGCTCGGGGCGGCGCGCAGCGCTGTCCCGCTTGGCCGGACGGCACCGCCGTGGGGCGCGGAGCGCACCCGGCGGCCGGTGGGGCGGGGTCGAGAGCGCGGAGCGCGCGGCCGGGGAGCGGAGCGGACCGGCGGCCCCGCCCCACCGTTGGCGTGAGAGCGCGGAGCGCTCGGTCCGGGGAGCGCAGCGGACCGGCACGCCGTGGGGGGTGAGGAGCGCAGCGGATCACCCCCCACGCGGCGGCACGTCAACACCCCGCCCCGGCGACTCCAGAGAACGCGGGCCGTCAGGCCCGGCCGTGCTGTGCTGCGCCTCTCGTGCCTTGCTGCGCCCCGTACTTCGCTGCGCCCCCGGGGTGGCTAGGCGTCCTGGCCGAGCCGGACGGGCATCAGCAGATGCCGGTAGTCCTCTTCGGTGATGTCGGGTCCTGCGGTGAGCAGTACGGGCTTGAGCGGCTTGCCCGCTTCCTCGTCGCGGAGGTGCAGGGTGATCGTCTCGCCGTCGAACGCGGTCAGGGCGTCGGCGAGGAACTTCGGGTTGAGGGACACTGCCCGGTCGCGGGGGGTGGTTCCGGCGGTGGTGGTGGATGCGAGCGCCATGCCCTTGGTCCGGTCCCGGTCCTCGGTCGTGCCGAGGATGGGGGCGAGCGTGAGGCTGCCATCCGCCGCCCACATGAGGCTCACGGGCGCTTGGGTCTCCCCCAGGGCCTTGATCAGGGCGTGGCACTTCTTCAGGGCCCGCTGGGTGGGGGTCCGGGGCAGGGCGATGGAGCAGTCGGTGGTCTTCGGGAAGAGGGCGCTGTGCCTGATCTGGGCGCCCTCCAGCTGTCGGATCGTGATGGTGGTGGTGCCCGTGGTCAGGGTGATTCGGGGTGTGCCGTGCGCGCTGATACCGATGCGGGCGCGTCCCTGGTGGTCCTTGAGGCGCTTGGCCAGTCGGGCGAGAACCGTGGCAGGGATCAGGGCGGAGTTCGCCTCCTGCGGCGGGGTGGTGTCGACGACGGCGGGCACATCGGCCACGGCGAAGCGGTAGCGGTCGGTGGCCGAGAGTGTGACGCTCTGGCAGTCGACGGTGATGCGGACGCCGGTAAGTGCGGGGAGGGTGTCGTCGGTGCCAGCGGCCGGCAGAACTCGCAGGGCCTGGTCGAGGAACTGACGGACGTCCACGGTGGCGACGGTGGGCGCGGGGTGCGGCGGGTCGATGAACTCGTCGCGGTCGAGTGCGGGGACCGGGAGGCTGAGGTGCGGGGTGGCCAGGAGGTCACCGGTGAGAGAGACGGCAGTCCGGGCCGCTGCCGCCTTGCTCTCCCCCGTGACCATGGCGGCCAGTGCCTTCTTCAACTGGCTGTGTTGCAGGAGCGATGAGCCCGTGGCCGTGGTGTCCACGGGGAGCGTCACCGTGACGGCGGTCTCGGTGTCGTGCGTGGTCAAGGTCAGGATGCGGCGGGCTGTGGTGAGCAGGACACCGCATTGGGCGGGGGACGATCCCGTACCGGCCTGGACTCCGAGTTCGGTGATGGCGAGTGCGTCCGCGACCGGGCCGTACGGCGCGGTGAACTGTGCGGTGTGTGCGGCTTCCTGGCGGGTGGGCTGGGTGGTGGGCTGCTCGGACATGCTTCTCCCTTGGGTTGGGTTGCGCTTGGGTTCGTTGGGCGGCTGCTACTGCCGACCAACAAGACAACCTTACATCACTTACATGCCGCGCGAGGGTGGTTCTGAGGACGTTTCCGCAGGTCAACCCATATGGAGACACCGGCGGCGGGTGTTGTCGTGTCGCCGCTGTCCCCGGAGCGGAGCGGCGGGGACGCCGTCCGGCAGCGCGCAGCGCTCGGGGCGGCGCGCAGCGCTGTCCCGCTTGGCCGGACGGCACCGCCGTGGGGCGCGGAGCGCACCCAGCGGCCGGTGGGGCGGGGTCGAGAGCGCGGAGCGCGCGGCCGGGGAGCGGAGCGGACCGGCGGCCCCGGCATCCTCGGGCGTGAGAGCGCGGAGCGCTCGGTCCGAGGAGCGCAGCGGACCGGCACGCCCTGTGGGGGTGAGGAGCGCAGCGGATCACCCCCACAGGCGGCGGCACGTCAACACCCGCCGCCGGTGACTCCACAGAGGTTCGGGCCGTCAGGCGCGGCGCGCCCGGGCCGTCAGGCTCCCGCCCCCTTTGTGCCTTGCTGCGCCCCGTTCGGCCACGACGCCGCCGCGCTCTTCGTACCTTGCTGCGCCCCGTCCTGTCAGCGGATGCGGGCGACGGTGAGTGTGCCGTGGCGGCCGGACCCGGCGAGCACTTCCAGCACCAGCTCGGTGCTGAGTGCCGTGTACGTCTCGTCGCCCGCGCGGTGCTCCCCCGTGGCGGGTGCGCCGGCGAGTGCGGATCCGATGCGTGCGGCGAGCGCGGGGGCCAGGCGCGCGGAGAGGCGGGGCCGGGTCGATCCGGGCAGGAGGAGCGCGAGCGCGCGGGGCCGGCCGCGGGGGCCGGTGGCGCCGACCACGCGGGCGTCGACCGTGTCCGCGTGCCGGATCTTCACCCATGCCGTGCGGCGGCCGAACGGGTACGGGGAGCGGGCGGGCTTGGCCACGATCCCTTCCACGCCCTGCGCCCGGAGGACGTCGTACGACTGAAGGGCGAGTGTCCGGCTGTCCGTGGTCGGGGTGGCCTGGACCGGGGGGCCGACGTCCTTGAGGAGGTCGGCCAGGAGGGCGCGGCGGACGGTGTAGGGGCGGGCGGCGACGGGGCCGTGGTCGGGGTGCTCCAGGACGTCGAACGCGGCGTAGGAGGCCGGGTGACGGGCGGCCAGGGCGCGGGCCCGGTCCAGCGAGGACGCGGCGCGGGCCTGGACCGCCCCGAAATCGATCCGGCCCCCGTGCCAGATGACCGCCTCCCCGGACAGCACGGTTCCCGGGGGCAACGCCATGGCAGGGACGGCGAGGTCCATCCAGTGCGAGGTGACGACCCGGCCCGTGCGGGAGTAGCAGATCACCCCGTCCCCGGTGCGCCGGAGCATCATCCGGTGCCCATCGACCTTGACCTCGAAATGCCACCCGGGGCCGGTCGGCAGCATCGGTACCGCGCGCCAGTGCGGGCCGGATCGGGTACTCCACACCCCGACCCTGCCCCGTCCCGGCCCGCACCGCACCTCGGGTTCCGGGGCCCGGCCGGGGCCACCGCGGGCGCATGGGCGACTGGTCCAGGACACGGCGTTTGGATGACCTAAAGTCCGGATGGGGCACCGCTGTGGAAACTCAGTACAGCCGATGGGGAGTCAACTAATCTTCATGGTCAGCGGGAGACCGGGGGAAGAACATGATGTCTTTGGCCGAGCACCAGCGGTTGCACCTGATGTTCGAGGGTCGGTGCGCCGCCCGTGAACCCTCAAAGCCGAAGCTGGCCCCTGCGGATGCGTCAGTTACCCTTAGTGATGACTCCCGCCTCTATGTCTATAGCCGCACCCAGAACACAGGCGTCAATGTTCCAGAGGTTCTCGCGGTTGTCGCCGTCGCACCGTTCGTTACTGCGGTTGCGACGTCGTTGGGCACCGTGATGGGCGAGCGTATTGACCGGGCTCTTCACCTCCTCCTGCAAAAGCTGCCGAGGATGGCCATCTTGGTGAGCCGGGGAACGGGTGTTCAGCCTCCTTCAGGGCTACCAACCAATCCCAGCCCCGCGACCCTCTCCTTGATTGAGGGTCCGAAGATCCACATCGGTTCGGGGACCCCAACCGACGCGCTGAGTCTTCTGCCCACAATGGACTTTTCCGACTTGGCGAACATGGGCGACTACCCGCAGATCGTGCGTTGGATGGATGGCAGGTGGCACGCCCTGGCGATCAAGGACGAGCAGATCATCGACCTTGTCTGGGATGATGAAGCGCGTCAATGGGTGCTCTTCTGAACCTCTGAGCTTGACCCCGTTGGGAAACCCTTCTCTCCTGGGGCCGGCGGCTCGATGTGGTCGTTACGGCACCGGCTTCCCCACCGCCGATGGCGAATCACCAGGTGAGCGGTCAACGGGGGCCTGGCCGCTCCGGGCTGCCGAGTCAGAGGGTGAGGGCGGCGATGACGTCGTCGGGCAGTGGCGTGATGCCGTCGGCCAGGTAGCGGACATCACCGTGCCGTCCAGCAGAACGACCGCCCTACCCTTCTTGGCGATCTTCTTCAGGGCACGTTCCAGACGCGGGGCACGGGCGGCCAGCAGCCGCAGGACTTCCTGCACCCACCGGCGCAGGGCGGAGGCGGGGATCCGGTTGCCGTCGGCCATATGAGCCGGATCCGTACCGGGAGGCCTCAGGTCAGCGCCGAACGTGGACGGTCAGCGAGTGAGAGCGGCAATCAGGGCGCCGGGTGGCGGGGTGATACCCCCGGCGAGGTACCGGATGCCGTCGCCCTCCGGCGGAAGGACCGCGCCCTTGGTGAGCGGGTGCCGGCGGGAGGCTGCGGTGCGCCACCCGTACCGCTCGTCCCAGACCAGGGCGGGGGCCGGGGCCTGGTCGCCGTCGAGCACGAGCGCGGCAACGACCCTGTCGTCGCCGGGGAACTGGACGTCGGGTGCGGCCTCGGTGTTGGTCCAGCCGGCGCGGTGCAGGGCGGTGGTGACACCGGCCAGGTATGGGGCGGCCCGGCGGGCGCGCAGGACGGTGTCGGCGCGTGCGGTGGCGCGGCGGACCTGTCCGGCCGGGTAGCCGAGTGCCACCGCGGCTTGATCGGGGGTCAGGGACGGGTCGGTGTGCATGAGGTCGGCCATGCGGTCGGCGCGGAGCCGGGTGAGGGCTTCCTGTGCGGTGTCGCGGTGGATGCCGAGTGCCTCGGTCACCCCGGCAGAACTGATGGTGGGGTCGGCGTCGAGGAGTTCGGCGGTGAGGGCGGGGAGCTGGTCGCGGGGGACCTGGTCCCCGGTGCCCTCCGGGCGTCCGGTCACGGTCGGCTTGCCCGGCCGGCTGGTCTGGTACTGCCGGACGATGCCGCGGGGCCAGTGCTCCACCCCGCCGACGTCGGTGACGTGCTCGGTCAGGAGCGGGTGGCGCTTGTAGCCGTCCCAGGTGCGGGGGGTGACGCCGATCGCAGCTGCGCACTCCTGGCGGTCCAAGA from Streptomyces sp. CA-278952 carries:
- a CDS encoding DNA polymerase III subunit beta; this translates as MSEQPTTQPTRQEAAHTAQFTAPYGPVADALAITELGVQAGTGSSPAQCGVLLTTARRILTLTTHDTETAVTVTLPVDTTATGSSLLQHSQLKKALAAMVTGESKAAAARTAVSLTGDLLATPHLSLPVPALDRDEFIDPPHPAPTVATVDVRQFLDQALRVLPAAGTDDTLPALTGVRITVDCQSVTLSATDRYRFAVADVPAVVDTTPPQEANSALIPATVLARLAKRLKDHQGRARIGISAHGTPRITLTTGTTTITIRQLEGAQIRHSALFPKTTDCSIALPRTPTQRALKKCHALIKALGETQAPVSLMWAADGSLTLAPILGTTEDRDRTKGMALASTTTAGTTPRDRAVSLNPKFLADALTAFDGETITLHLRDEEAGKPLKPVLLTAGPDITEEDYRHLLMPVRLGQDA
- a CDS encoding ATP-dependent DNA ligase — its product is MWSTRSGPHWRAVPMLPTGPGWHFEVKVDGHRMMLRRTGDGVICYSRTGRVVTSHWMDLAVPAMALPPGTVLSGEAVIWHGGRIDFGAVQARAASSLDRARALAARHPASYAAFDVLEHPDHGPVAARPYTVRRALLADLLKDVGPPVQATPTTDSRTLALQSYDVLRAQGVEGIVAKPARSPYPFGRRTAWVKIRHADTVDARVVGATGPRGRPRALALLLPGSTRPRLSARLAPALAARIGSALAGAPATGEHRAGDETYTALSTELVLEVLAGSGRHGTLTVARIR
- a CDS encoding DUF6292 family protein, which encodes MIRAGRRHLVRTLADLAAQQGLRTERYLKLKPYEAPGFPPPVSSPKARTRLYDGEQVDAYLLGKPVPPLPDQDGDDDLLDRQECAAAIGVTPRTWDGYKRHPLLTEHVTDVGGVEHWPRGIVRQYQTSRPGKPTVTGRPEGTGDQVPRDQLPALTAELLDADPTISSAGVTEALGIHRDTAQEALTRLRADRMADLMHTDPSLTPDQAAVALGYPAGQVRRATARADTVLRARRAAPYLAGVTTALHRAGWTNTEAAPDVQFPGDDRVVAALVLDGDQAPAPALVWDERYGWRTAASRRHPLTKGAVLPPEGDGIRYLAGGITPPPGALIAALTR